GGCCTTTTGTACACGGTTAAATTTGTTGTCTCCTCCGGCCCAATTGGAAAACGCAGCTCTCAAGTCGCTGAAAGAGCAAACTGAGACCATCATTCAACAGGAGGGTGGCAAGAGTAAGTCAGAACGAGCTAAGCAGGCGGATGCGCTTGGCCTGCTCATTGAGGGTTTTCAACAGAACCGTGCAAGCATCCATCCTACTGAGAACAAAATTTTCTCGATGGAGCAATTTAACTTTAGCAACCTAAAGGAAGCTGCAAGCTTTGCTCGGCGCGGGGCAAACAGCGCAGTCCTTCGGAAAGTAGAGTACTACTGTCATCATCCATTGCTCAAGGATGGCAACGTTATAGTCGATACTCCAGGAATAGACGCTCCGGTCAAAGCCGATGCTGAGAGAACCTATCAAAAGATTGCAGATCCAGATACTTCAGCGGTAATTTGTGTTCTAAAGTCTGCAGCAACCGGGGAGTTGACACAGGAGGAAACTGATCTAATTGAACATATACAAGCTAATGCTAGTATTCGAGATCGAGTGTTTTATGTATTTAATCGAATTGATGAAACCTGGTACAATGCCCAACTTAGGCAAAGACTGGATAGTATTATTAATCAACAGTTCCGACAACTTCGCATATTTAAGACCAGCGGTCTGCTTGGATTCTATGGATCCCAGCTAAAGACAACTACTCCCGAGGATCGTTTTGGATTAGACACTATCTTTGCAGAAAGCATCAAGGGATTGGGTGGGGAAGAGGAAACGCCACAATTCGTCAGTGAGTTCAACAAGTACTGTGGCTCAGGAAAATTAGTAGGATCCATATTTCGACCTTCGATACATGGATACGAAACACCTTTGGACAACTATGTCCGAATTTTAAGGGAATGGGGCAAGCCTTTGATTGAACACATGATTAAAGATAGTGGTATTGAGGAATTCCGTTTGGGGATCACTCGTTACCTTACCGAAGAGAAGCGCCCGCAGTTATTTTCAGCACTGGCGAATGACTTGCAACCCTTATGTATTGAGCTAAGAAAGTCTTACTTAGATTTATACCGAGATTTGGATAGCAAGCCTCGAGAAGTGGAAGGCATGATTGCACACGAACTGATGCTAATCAACCAGGAGCTGACAAATATTGGGCGAGAATTTAATGAACATATTCAGATTATGGTCAATGAGGTTATTGATGGCACAGATAAGGAATTTGAGGCTGACTTCCGCAAGTTGCAATCTAAGATGGTGCGTAGGCTAGATGAACTTCTAGACACCTTCTCAGTAGATGATGTTTACAGTCGGGCTATTCGTAGTCATCCTCGTAATTCTACAGCTCCATTATTGGCGGTGTTAGTCGAGGCTTTTTACTACTTATCCAACGAACTAGAAGATATTCTAGTGGAATCTGCTAATACTGTTGTTGAGAGTTTTTTCCGTCGCCTCAACGATCGAGTTCGCAACTCCAACTACTATAAGCAATTATTCCGTCTATTGGGATCCGACAATGACCTAGAAAGAAAATTATTGCTTGTTGAGGAAATTACTCGCAACTCATTAATTAACGGTGCTCGCAAAGAATGTGATCGGTACGTACGAGAAAGTCCCCGTTTTTATGAT
The sequence above is drawn from the Thermostichus vulcanus str. 'Rupite' genome and encodes:
- a CDS encoding dynamin family protein, which produces MSVKLLPQCENLKEQVETILQLWHQDPILQGKQDTTRIQSSLSKAISPTFEIVFAGAFSAGKSMLINALLERELLYSAEGHATGTECYIAYAEPSEERVVLTFLSEHQVREQITAFCTRLNLLSPPAQLENAALKSLKEQTETIIQQEGGKSKSERAKQADALGLLIEGFQQNRASIHPTENKIFSMEQFNFSNLKEAASFARRGANSAVLRKVEYYCHHPLLKDGNVIVDTPGIDAPVKADAERTYQKIADPDTSAVICVLKSAATGELTQEETDLIEHIQANASIRDRVFYVFNRIDETWYNAQLRQRLDSIINQQFRQLRIFKTSGLLGFYGSQLKTTTPEDRFGLDTIFAESIKGLGGEEETPQFVSEFNKYCGSGKLVGSIFRPSIHGYETPLDNYVRILREWGKPLIEHMIKDSGIEEFRLGITRYLTEEKRPQLFSALANDLQPLCIELRKSYLDLYRDLDSKPREVEGMIAHELMLINQELTNIGREFNEHIQIMVNEVIDGTDKEFEADFRKLQSKMVRRLDELLDTFSVDDVYSRAIRSHPRNSTAPLLAVLVEAFYYLSNELEDILVESANTVVESFFRRLNDRVRNSNYYKQLFRLLGSDNDLERKLLLVEEITRNSLINGARKECDRYVRESPRFYDEGTFSIYQFREVLRQTSQSYDISAIRDAEAAIRQLLKLDFEPKINQTVRSNFRQETNNTLKTQLLPIAKQVADEILQRYPEAKQFMEETLKKEAKEKIALNEQRLKELEMNIDRYNQAVSAINLCLQALGLNREMLPMMGSLESSSFKGTIETLVSPPEGEMNQTVDSVPVDLGTESFPELDGILDDLR